One part of the Rutidosis leptorrhynchoides isolate AG116_Rl617_1_P2 chromosome 1, CSIRO_AGI_Rlap_v1, whole genome shotgun sequence genome encodes these proteins:
- the LOC139865787 gene encoding adenylate kinase-like, with protein sequence MAALIRLIKPSNSSISILRSLSTTTSNTAIVSEIESHQQRPNLSYPKGSRNFQWVFLGVPGVGKGTYASRLSTLLGVPHIATGDLVREELSSSGPLSRQLAEIVNQGKLVSDEIIFNLLSKRLEAGESKGESGFILDGFPRTIRQAEILDEVTEIDLVVNLKLREDVLVEKCLGRRICSECGKGFNIASINAKAENGRPGMSMAPLLPPAHCASKLVTRADDTEKVVKERLRVYHEKSQPVEGFYKAQGKLMEFDLPGGIPESWPKLLEALNLDDYEVKRSAVA encoded by the exons ATGGCGGCCCTCATCCGCCTCATCAAACCCTCTAATTCCTCCATCTCTATCTTACGCTCACTCTCCACCACCACCTCAAACACAGCCATAGTTTCAGAAATTGAATCTCATCAACAACGACCTAATTTATCATATCCAAAAGGTTCTAGAAACTTCCAGTGGGTCTTCCTCGGTGTTCCCGGCGTCGGAAAAGGTACTTACGCTAGTCGTCTTTCTACTCTTTTAGGCGTCCCTCATATCGCCACCGGTGATCTCGTTCGTGAAGAGTTATCTTCTTCTGGTCCTCTTTCTCGTCag CTTGCTGAGATAGTGAATCAAGGGAAGTTGGTTTCTGATGAAATTATATTCAACTTACTATCAAAAAGACTTGAAGCTGGAGAATCAAAAGGAGAATCGGGCTTTATTCTTGACGGGTTTCCTCGAACTATAAGACAAGCT GAGATACTAGATGAAGTAACAGAAATTGATTTGGTCGTGAATCTCAAATTGAGGGAAGATGTATTGGTTGAAAAATGTCTTGGCCGAAGGATATGTAGTGAATGTGGGAAAGGTTTTAATATTGCATCGATTAATGCAAAGGCTGAGAACGGGAGACCTGGAATGAGCATGGCCCCACTTCTTCCACCCGCACATTGTGCTTCCAAGCTTGTTACGCGTGCTGATGACACCGAAAAAGTTGTCAAAGAGCGGCTTCGTGTGTACCATGAAAAG AGTCAACCCGTAGAGGGTTTTTATAAAGCGCAAGGCAAACTGATGGAGTTTGATCTACCTGGAGGGATACCAGAATCATGGCCGAAGTTGTTGGAAGCACTTAACCTCGATGATTATGAGGTCAAACGGTCAGCAGTGGCATAA